The region ttttacattgtttaattattaaatttttttataatatttatttttttataaatatatttttttttttaattctaaCGATATTTGTAGTAATTTGTCATTAcctatatatgcattatatttttaatttattatatcgttttttattatttttttttataatttatacagGTATTttagcatatatatgtagtaAATATACCATGgtgctatatttttaaataggGAAAAGTGCATTGAACGGTGttttacataataatattttgtatattttttaatatatatattttattaatacaaatatgcTATCTCGTTATAAAcgaatttttacaaatttttgatgcgaatttataaataaaccagtatttatttaatgtaCATACAAaggattaaaaaaaattgatgcATGCTCTTTCTTTTGGATAtgtgattttttttttagctttttttatttttcaatatattttgttattatttatatacgcATTTAATTATCACGCCCCTTCTTCCCGTATTCACCTAATAACCATTATAATGGAATACataccaaaaaaaaatttttacttaaataatatgaatatacacctatatatatataatattgttaTACCCTTTATACcaattataaaatggatagaaaaaaaaataacgtCGAGGGAaagtaattatatattttgacaCCATTTTATTAGCCCATTTTCACAgcacaaattatatatgtatatttaattaaaaaaatatataggcTCATATGTAGATAGTAGTCGATTTTAtttctctatatatatccattttttttgagcatctttattaaaaatatataaggcggaaaatgtataacaaaattaataaaatagtaacGTAAATAAtgttgatatattttttatagtatAAATCCATTTGCTTCCCTCTTTATAATAATCACCTGGGAAATACACTTGTatctatatttacaaaaaaaaaaaaaacacatatatatatatatgaataatatacCAATTtgtgaataaataaaaaaataacaattttatatatataagaaaatacGGAAAATTGTTTAGTCatacttttattataatcctctattatatgtaaaaaaatattatggtcaaaaaatcaaatttttatcaaaaaaaaaaaaaactatataCAACCTATTTATTTCcacaaattaaataactacaacttattttatattaacaaaatattgattttatttttttgtttggttaaataaaacaacatGTTTTAATTATACTACATTTGgaaatttttatctttattaatTTCCAAAAATACAATATCGAAATTAAGTTTATAAACatgatttataattttatataactgTGTATTTGTTATGTTGGTGGCTAGACCaagataaatattttgaataaatgtaataaaactataaaaaatagttatacTTATGTAATAGTTAGtgaatttataattgtttattttccaTAAAGAATGgctcaaaaaataattaactAATTAGatatatctttatataCATTCAAAATTAAATCTTATATAAGATGGTGAAAAAAGATACCGTATGGATTTTGTGTAGACTTCATTGTTCTGATAACGAGGATTCTGCTAATAAAAAcgagaaaaataatattattaaaattttgcAAAATGCAAATATACCACTGTCTTCTTTAATTAAGGAAGTAAGATCTTTACATAATTTGGGTTTTTCAatacttatatattataaatatgaggatatataattttttttatcatatgtAAAACTATGTACCTATTCAACAATAATTACAAAATCAATTATATAAGTTAATgcaattttgtaaataatatgatttataggaatatgaaaaaaaaggcTCAATATTGTTTGGAGAAATATTTAAGagcattatttttagtCGCTTTCAAagtaaacataaaaatgtgcaaaaaatgtatagtAAATGCATAGTAAATGTATAGtaaatgtataataaatgtataataaatgtataatcAATGATATAGCcccataaattattttgtattttgtatttttatttttccttttattttctagTCACATTCACAAGCATGAAACTTAggatttttattattcgaACTACCAATGTAAGCATAAGCATGCATAAGTGTGtagtttaaaaatgtttacattttaaaaGCATGCCCTATATTGATACAACATATTTCACTTCttttagaaatataaaaacgaGATTTCCCTTTTATCGCAATTTGTAACAATATgtgataattattttagtGTCCAATTACTATATATCGGAGGTATagcaatatataaatatacatgcTAAGTGTGTTACAAAAGTTGTAGAAATAGATAAAGGATAAAACATGTTTTTAACAACTAGGGTAAATATAtctttcattattttataatattttcttatcTCTTTCTATAGTAACATTGAACAGATGCAAAAACTACATAAAGGATCTATTTATAAGATTAAAGATAGAGGAATCTATACCAACAATTTTAAagtaaaatttgtttatcaCAAAATAGTGTTAGCTAGTTACACACTGTGCAGTGAATTGTATtcttttttactttttcctttttttttattttactcaTTAACATGTTTGTTGAATAACTGTTTTTGTAGGGAACTAGAAAATCCAATGCATTGCGTATAAAATTTAACTCATTTTTTAGTGAACATAATTAAGTcgtaattttttgtaattttttttattcttatacAATTTCGGTTATtcatcataaaaaaaaaacatacatattttgtaaataaaaaaccctttaagatattataaatttatacacacttttttaataatttattaattaaaaataagtttCTACCAAAttcatacatatataaaatgtatgaATATAACGAATAAAtggtaaataaatatttatttaatgttTTAGTATAAATTTTAGTTGTTTATAtcaatagaaaaaaaaaaaatagtaaggagcaaataaaaattgcaatataaaataatgtataatttttaaaaataaataattcaaaacaTGTTTATTTCTATAACATCATATTTGTGATATTATTTCGTACAagtatttatgtatatattgcagaaaatgtaattattatttttttttttttattatttttccaattattgatatttttttcaattatcTTTAGATTTACGTTTAATATCTTTTCTTTGTTGTTGTCTGTTCTTTCGTCTTTCTGCTAATTTAGCTCTTCttaatgttttatatgCTGAGGTAGATTTATCTATTTTAGAAGTTTCTATTGTTTCATAGAATGGTTTAACGCTAGATCCCTTCTTAAATATACTACGTAATTGTTTTTTGTCTTTATGTTGTTCTATAACTTCTTTAGTAGCATCAGCTGGTATTCCTCCAATACCATTTTTAGgcttatctttttttaatggaATCATAACTATACTATTTAAGTATTTTTGTAATCTTTCAGCATTTGCTTTTAATGATTCTTCAcatctattttttcttcgCTTGTCAACAATTATGCCTATGCTTCTGGCAGCACTAGGGGTTAGTTTTACCgcctaaaaaaaattaaaaaataaaatgagtAGGGGAAACGATAATAAAGCATGtcaaaaatatgttatgaACAAGCATAAAATGTGTcaccttttttttatttaatctGGTTAGCTTACCTTTATTTCTTCAAGGGTAAATCCTTTTCCTAATCTAGTTTTATAATTGTATCTTTGGGTAGGGCAATGAACTACTGGATGTAATTTTTCGATAGGTGTAGGtccattttgtttttgcCTTTTTGCTCGTAATAATCTTctttgttttctttttatatttttgctaAAGTCTACTCTAACATATCTTTGCCACCATTTATGAAGGTGAACATTTGGTAATACATTATTGTGTGACACCATTTTGAATAGTTAAAGTATTGATATATGGTGAATAACCGGAGCTAAaggattaaaaaaaaaagtaaaaaaaaatatataatttatttaataggCTTAAGATTAtgttatgcatatatatatatttatttatttatgtatgtatgtatatacaatatatgtAGGAAGTGAAGTGGCTCGCTGTATCCACTTTTTAGAAATTTCCATAAAActgttttaatataaaataataattattattatccttTTAATTATAGCAGTTTTAAAGGAACAATTTCCGCATTCCTCTTAgaagttaataaaaatcataCACGagcaaataaattatataacttatcatgcatattatacatattttattttatgtattgttattttttattttaatttttccaCTTGTTTATAAGAACTTACCTTTTAGatataaaactttttatttagcTTCGTATAatgtaattttaaatattaaaaaaaattaaaatataataaaaaaaaatataagcatatatttaaatatttttaatcataCAATTGATATTTGCAATTAAGGCAAATTTGCAACATATATAgcttttatataatatagttaatatatgcacaaagcttttaattatatataatattccaAGGAAATAtcttaaataatttatatgtatatatatatatatagtattaTTAGATCttaagtatatatacttttttatataatccattcataatatattgcCTTTTTTTCAAGTGATAAAAGGGGGCATAAATATTTAGGAAGCGGTAAGagctttaaaatatttgtaaaaaaattaaataattatatagccgttttatttttccaaatATGTAGCATAAAGGAacagtaaaaaaaaaaagcaataAACCAAGCGCTTCGttatgtatgcatataatataatatagaaatttacaaataccttttattttatttttaccgGCAATTGTAAAACccattataataattttgtttaaataCACGGcgcatattatatatatatatatatataattacactatatatatgtagtaccatattttatgcatataatttatttcctATTATTTCCTTTAAGAGGTGATAAttaagcaaaaaaaaataatatattaaggGGCAActgcaaataaaaaaatgccaTCCTTTATActttaaatttatgtaaccccacattatatatatagttaataattatattaataaaaaattatcataaaaaaatagcaaaataataacaaaaaaaaaacaaataataaataaatataaatatgcttatttataaataatttataaaaagaatattttaattaaataagttAAAATTTCCTAAACTTTATTActttcaaataataatacatttatggtaaatttacataaaaattgaaaaagccaaacaaattatatatatttattttcccaatatttttaatctcatttttttatatactaatatttatttcgtataaaataaaaacatatttatagatattactatatatgaaaatatttcatgtataacttttttatttttatagaaaaatgaCAACAAAAGTTAAGAGAGTATTAACATTCGGAAAAAAGGTATGCTACAACTATATACATTAAAATGTTTGCATATAAGTATGTGGGATAATCATTACATAAATTTCGGGTTGGCATATTATGTGCTAGCACGATTGTATGGGCTGTATAGTATTACCTGTTCCCCATTCtagcatattatttaaacaaGTAGTATATTAGAGTGGCGAGCCATTCCCCATTATaccaaattattttcacatGTTGATAGAAAAGAGTGTATATGTTATTTGCTCGATCCACAATGAAATgcacatttatatataatttttttttttttttttttatttttagaaaaCCTCTGTTGCAGTAGCAACTGTAACCAATGGAAAAGggttaataaaattgaatgGAAAAAACATAGATTTAGTAGAACCCTATATTTTAAGAACAAAAGTTTATGAGCCATTATGGTTAATTGGATCTGCTAAATTAAAGAACTTAGATATACGTGTTCGTGTTAAGGGTGGAGGTCAAACTTCTCAAATTTATGCAATCAGGCAAGCTATCAGTAAAGGTATTATTTcttattatcaaaaatatgtagatgaatcaacaaaaaaagaattaaaagatACCTTATTAAGATATGACAGAACTTTATTAGTAGGAGACACAAGACGTTGCGAACCCAAAAAATTCGGTGGTAAGGGTGCACGTGCAAGATACCAAAAATCATACAGATAAaacttatattattttatatttttttttaatatcataaaaattacctttaaaatgatatacgaaaaaaaaaaaaaattatatgttataaaaaGTTGAGACGAAGATATagttggaaaaaaaaaataacgtTTTAGAAATTTCATGATATTTAAAACTTTTCCTTTATAAACAATGTAACTTTTTActttatgcatatttatacgtttgtatataatatacatatatatgcttcattgatgtgtatataataataaaacaaatttaaactttttcaatattaaatacaatttatgttttaataaaaaatggcaCCAATCTCGTTATATGTCGAGGTACAAATTATGCACATCCTATTGAAGGGATATAGAATTCCTATTTTTCAATCGAAGCATTgcaatttgttttataaatttcatACCGATTTATACATGTGTCATAGTTGTCAAGTTGCAAATTATAATCATtaaaatcatattttagcatatcatatattaattgcataaaattataattggGTTTCCATTTAAGTATATTAGTTGCTTTTGAACAGTCCcctaataaattattaatttctgAATctctataatattttttatcttttttaataactatattattatattgatcTATTGCAACTTCATCTAGGCCATTATTAatccattttatatataacccTACAAATGCAAAAGCAATTTCACAAAATTCTCGAACAGAATGATGTTGATTTGAGCAAATAACAAAATCATTAGGAGTTGTTTGTTGTaacattaaatatattgcaTGTACATAATCTTTTGCATGACCCCAATCTCTAAATGTATCAATATTCCCTAATATAATAACtgtttgaatttttttaaatatttttgctataccttttgtaattttttttgtaacgAATGTTTCACCACGTCTTGGACTTTCAtgattaaataatataccaTTTACAcaaaacatattatatgcttctctataattttttgttatataatGACTATATAATTTTGCTATCCCATAAGGTGAGACTGGATTAAATGgtgtattttcattttgacATTGACTTTGAATATTATTACCATATAATTCTGATGTTGAAgcattataaaattttatattatcaatcTGTGATAATTTAATTGCTTCTAATATTCTTAATGTACCAATAGCTGTACATTGTGCTGTATATTCAGGTAATTCGAAACTCACTTTTACATGACTTTGTGCAgctaaattatatatttcatttggttttattttagatattaaagaaaatatattactattatcaAGTAAATCACCATAatgtaaatttaatttttcaaatatatgatCTATTCTTTTTGTATTAAATGTACTACACCTCCTAATCACACCATGAACTTCATATCCTTTATCTAAAAGTAATTCACTCAAATATGACCCATCTTGTCCTGTGATACCAAATATTAGGGCAACTGGGGccatgtattttttttttcctgtATAGACTAGgttgaaaaatatggagGTAAACACCTTTAAATATAGTTAGACGAATAAAAAATCCCTTATTTAGTTAGTAGTAGTATAAaccataatttttttttttttttttttttttcaaaacaaaaaattacataGACTGAATTTTATTcttagtaataaaaaagacatTACATAGGTTTGCTCATACAAATTGGACTTAattaaattgtaaaaaaatacgaaaaaaaatatattaacattttttaattgagcatatttat is a window of Plasmodium vinckei vinckei genome assembly, chromosome: PVVCY_14 DNA encoding:
- a CDS encoding GDP-mannose 4,6-dehydratase, putative, whose amino-acid sequence is MAPVALIFGITGQDGSYLSELLLDKGYEVHGVIRRCSTFNTKRIDHIFEKLNLHYGDLLDNSNIFSLISKIKPNEIYNLAAQSHVKVSFELPEYTAQCTAIGTLRILEAIKLSQIDNIKFYNASTSELYGNNIQSQCQNENTPFNPVSPYGIAKLYSHYITKNYREAYNMFCVNGILFNHESPRRGETFVTKKITKGIAKIFKKIQTVIILGNIDTFRDWGHAKDYVHAIYLMLQQTTPNDFVICSNQHHSVREFCEIAFAFVGLYIKWINNGLDEVAIDQYNNIVIKKDKKYYRDSEINNLLGDCSKATNILKWKPNYNFMQLIYDMLKYDFNDYNLQLDNYDTCINRYEIYKTNCNASIEK
- a CDS encoding 40S ribosomal protein S16, putative codes for the protein MTTKVKRVLTFGKKKTSVAVATVTNGKGLIKLNGKNIDLVEPYILRTKVYEPLWLIGSAKLKNLDIRVRVKGGGQTSQIYAIRQAISKGIISYYQKYVDESTKKELKDTLLRYDRTLLVGDTRRCEPKKFGGKGARARYQKSYR
- a CDS encoding 60S ribosomal protein L13-2, putative, whose product is MVSHNNVLPNVHLHKWWQRYVRVDFSKNIKRKQRRLLRAKRQKQNGPTPIEKLHPVVHCPTQRYNYKTRLGKGFTLEEIKAVKLTPSAARSIGIIVDKRRKNRCEESLKANAERLQKYLNSIVMIPLKKDKPKNGIGGIPADATKEVIEQHKDKKQLRSIFKKGSSVKPFYETIETSKIDKSTSAYKTLRRAKLAERRKNRQQQRKDIKRKSKDN